A single genomic interval of Koleobacter methoxysyntrophicus harbors:
- a CDS encoding DEAD/DEAH box helicase family protein, which produces MLKLQDFLADIPFEGLPAAWTSFDLSTFSQNKHLFDYQQEALKFALRGLWKYYEDCCDYRPGESQAAVTERKERFFEWYRHNGLDINLDISVDKQKSNIRNLLTYYYQTQNGCVSYKHFINRMAFWMATGSGKTLIIIKLLELLARLGRIGEIPQHNLLVLAHRDDLLEQLREHVNEFNAKNELCIRLRDLREYPEAKREVASLFRDREVTVFIYRSDNLSDEQKERIVDFRNYDDNGRWFILLDEAHKGDKEDSKRQHIYSILSRNGFLFNFSATFTDKSDIISTAYDFNLARFIEKGYGKHIAIMKQENRAFRDEEDYSEDEKKKVVLKTLLMLAYIHRTLETVQRKVGTSVYHRPLLLVLVNSVNTKDSDLKLFFQQIKDIGKGKFEAQVWEQAKQELRQELTDEPQLMFEKKELKLDLALYDSLEPEDIFKTVYNADNPGDIEVWVRPSNRQEMAFKLKNANRPFALIKIGDISSWLKNKLDGYDILEGFEDDGFFQRLNEDDSYINILMGSRSFYEGWDSNRPNVITFINIGTGTEARKFILQSVGRGVRIEPLTGKRKRLQNLYNAGDEKACNLYPQIKDKVLPLETLFIFGTNRNALYTVIKNLDLESPTTASHLIELEVNHEAVDGHILLVPIYHTADRSLIEQEKEKMGKFKIAAGELELLKQYINYLADERLLVALHNASPRQLRLLGQCMSNQDEYFNTSTDRYYGRVDLAIDRLLQYFHVIPEELKNFKLLEEEIDHFRHIRVFLEDITELYEKITRAKERPNKLVELRRKYDTRELSFNEFIRQIESLPERETFCVNGQSLKIKHVANHYYTPVLMSDSQRINFISHIIRHPSEVRFINDLEEYIRQDRNEFSYFDWWVFSKIDESMDEVYIPYFDPNVNRYRPFYPDFIFWLKKGKDYYIVFADPKGTKHTEFEYKIDGYKRIFENSRGEPCIFSYNGFEVRVYLFLYTEDRNQLPAGYRTYWMDNPRTIAERVRGYTG; this is translated from the coding sequence ATGTTAAAACTACAGGACTTTTTAGCAGACATCCCATTCGAAGGGCTTCCAGCTGCCTGGACAAGCTTTGATTTATCTACTTTTTCCCAAAACAAGCATCTCTTCGACTACCAGCAGGAAGCACTAAAATTTGCCCTGCGCGGCCTGTGGAAATATTACGAAGACTGCTGCGACTATAGACCCGGTGAATCTCAAGCTGCCGTCACAGAACGCAAAGAGCGGTTTTTTGAATGGTATCGTCACAACGGCCTCGACATCAATCTGGACATCTCGGTGGATAAGCAAAAGTCAAATATCCGCAACTTGCTAACCTACTATTATCAAACTCAAAACGGTTGTGTTTCTTACAAACACTTCATCAATCGCATGGCCTTCTGGATGGCTACGGGCAGCGGCAAAACTCTAATTATTATTAAACTACTGGAACTACTGGCGAGGCTAGGCCGCATCGGAGAAATTCCCCAACACAATCTTCTTGTGCTCGCCCATCGCGACGATCTGCTGGAACAACTGCGCGAACACGTAAACGAATTCAATGCCAAAAACGAACTGTGTATCCGCCTGCGGGATTTGCGTGAATACCCGGAAGCAAAACGAGAGGTTGCATCTTTATTTCGTGACCGAGAAGTAACCGTATTCATCTATCGCTCTGATAATCTCAGCGACGAACAAAAAGAACGCATTGTTGATTTCCGAAACTACGACGATAACGGCCGCTGGTTTATCCTTTTGGACGAAGCGCATAAAGGTGACAAAGAAGATTCAAAACGTCAACACATATACAGCATCTTGAGCCGCAACGGGTTTTTATTCAACTTCTCTGCTACTTTTACCGACAAGAGCGACATAATCTCCACTGCATATGACTTTAACCTGGCACGTTTTATTGAAAAAGGTTACGGCAAGCATATTGCCATCATGAAGCAGGAAAACCGAGCATTCCGGGACGAAGAAGACTACAGCGAAGATGAAAAAAAGAAAGTAGTACTCAAAACCCTACTGATGCTTGCATACATACACCGCACCCTTGAAACGGTTCAGCGCAAAGTAGGCACTAGCGTTTACCATCGACCGCTCCTGCTGGTTTTGGTAAACTCCGTCAATACTAAGGACTCTGACCTAAAACTTTTTTTCCAGCAGATAAAGGATATAGGAAAGGGCAAATTTGAAGCTCAGGTGTGGGAACAGGCCAAACAAGAACTGCGGCAGGAACTGACCGATGAGCCGCAACTGATGTTCGAGAAGAAAGAGTTAAAATTGGATCTGGCACTTTACGATTCATTAGAACCCGAAGACATCTTTAAAACCGTTTATAACGCCGACAATCCCGGCGACATCGAAGTCTGGGTTCGACCCTCTAACCGTCAGGAGATGGCCTTCAAACTGAAAAATGCCAACCGACCTTTTGCCCTCATAAAGATCGGCGACATCAGTTCGTGGCTAAAAAACAAACTGGACGGGTATGATATCCTTGAGGGTTTTGAGGACGATGGATTTTTTCAGCGACTTAACGAAGATGACTCATACATCAACATCCTTATGGGTTCCCGCTCTTTTTACGAAGGATGGGATTCAAATCGTCCCAACGTAATAACATTTATAAACATCGGCACGGGAACTGAGGCGCGCAAATTCATTTTGCAGTCAGTAGGCCGCGGTGTAAGGATTGAACCTTTGACCGGCAAGCGGAAGCGGCTGCAAAACCTGTACAACGCTGGAGACGAAAAAGCCTGTAACCTTTATCCGCAAATTAAAGACAAGGTGCTGCCTTTGGAGACTCTCTTTATATTCGGCACCAACCGAAACGCCCTGTATACAGTCATTAAAAATCTGGATTTAGAAAGTCCGACTACAGCAAGCCATTTGATAGAACTTGAAGTAAATCATGAGGCAGTGGACGGTCATATCCTGCTTGTCCCGATCTATCACACTGCAGACCGTTCTTTGATAGAACAGGAAAAAGAAAAGATGGGAAAATTCAAGATAGCCGCCGGAGAACTGGAACTGCTCAAACAATACATAAACTATCTTGCCGACGAAAGGTTACTGGTGGCTCTGCATAATGCATCGCCTCGCCAACTCAGGCTTCTCGGGCAGTGTATGAGTAATCAGGACGAATACTTCAACACTAGCACCGATCGATACTACGGACGCGTAGACCTGGCCATTGACCGGCTGCTTCAGTATTTTCATGTCATTCCTGAAGAATTAAAGAACTTCAAACTGCTGGAGGAAGAAATTGACCATTTTAGGCACATAAGAGTGTTTCTTGAAGACATTACGGAGTTATACGAAAAAATCACCCGTGCAAAGGAACGCCCGAATAAGCTGGTGGAATTGCGCCGGAAATATGATACTCGCGAACTTTCCTTCAACGAATTTATCAGGCAGATAGAATCTTTACCTGAAAGGGAAACCTTTTGCGTCAACGGCCAGAGTCTGAAGATAAAACACGTTGCTAATCACTACTATACGCCAGTGCTCATGTCCGACAGTCAAAGGATCAACTTCATTAGCCATATAATACGACATCCCAGCGAAGTGCGATTTATTAATGATCTTGAAGAATATATAAGGCAGGATAGAAACGAATTCAGCTATTTCGACTGGTGGGTTTTCAGCAAAATCGACGAAAGTATGGATGAGGTTTACATTCCATACTTTGACCCTAATGTGAACCGCTATCGCCCCTTTTACCCGGATTTTATATTCTGGCTGAAAAAAGGCAAAGATTACTATATTGTATTTGCAGACCCGAAAGGGACAAAGCATACAGAATTTGAGTATAAAATTGATGGCTATAAAAGAATTTTTGAAAACAGTCGGGGAGAACCGTGTATCTTTTCGTACAACGGCTTTGAAGTTAGGGTATATTTGTTTTTATACACTGAAGACCGGAATCAGCTGCCTGCTGGGTATAGAACTTACTGGATGGACAATCCAAGGACTATTGCAGAGAGAGTGAGAGGTTATACTGGATAA
- a CDS encoding AAA family ATPase, whose protein sequence is MFGDLKRKLTKIGYVPRRKELVALNCALNRNNGAKVIILEGQPGTGKTFLAESFAKIIGAEYIYLLCHNWLSDEEMFIGLDVPRLVVGVSRPEEAYKPGVLKRAVDASNGGFAVVCIDELDKTPERMEALLLDFLQSGRVYGPQGEVWEGKLDKMFVFITTNNQRSLLEATLRRGFRVRTEYHTPQVESDILRKKTGAPVNIIRAVLRLAMIIRKNGASSPSLKEAENLIIDLKTARSAEDVRYLLEGWLIKEPEDINALLEQTKDPASIIWGEIRRAKWSGGN, encoded by the coding sequence GTGTTTGGTGATTTAAAAAGAAAACTAACGAAAATAGGCTATGTTCCTCGCAGAAAGGAACTTGTAGCCTTAAATTGCGCCCTGAACAGAAACAACGGCGCAAAAGTTATTATACTCGAAGGCCAACCCGGTACCGGCAAAACTTTTCTAGCAGAAAGTTTTGCTAAGATTATCGGGGCAGAGTACATATACCTACTCTGTCACAATTGGTTGTCCGACGAGGAAATGTTCATAGGGCTTGATGTCCCCAGGTTGGTCGTAGGCGTGTCACGCCCTGAAGAGGCATACAAGCCCGGGGTCTTGAAAAGAGCAGTGGACGCTTCCAACGGGGGGTTCGCCGTCGTCTGTATAGACGAACTAGACAAGACACCCGAACGGATGGAAGCGCTGCTTTTAGATTTTTTACAAAGCGGCCGGGTATACGGGCCGCAGGGTGAAGTCTGGGAAGGAAAGCTGGACAAAATGTTTGTATTTATCACGACAAACAACCAGCGGTCTCTTCTCGAAGCTACACTGCGGAGAGGGTTTCGTGTCAGAACGGAATACCATACTCCGCAGGTTGAAAGTGACATTTTGCGGAAAAAGACGGGAGCGCCCGTTAACATAATTAGAGCAGTCTTAAGACTTGCTATGATTATAAGAAAAAACGGGGCAAGCTCGCCGTCTTTAAAGGAAGCAGAAAATTTGATTATAGATTTAAAAACAGCCCGTTCGGCAGAAGATGTAAGATACCTGCTTGAAGGGTGGCTGATCAAAGAACCCGAAGATATAAACGCCCTCCTTGAACAAACAAAAGATCCCGCTTCTATAATCTGGGGTGAAATAAGGAGGGCGAAATGGAGTGGTGGGAATTGA
- a CDS encoding DEAD/DEAH box helicase, with amino-acid sequence MLYGWQKTAFKKIRDKNAIVSAPTGAGKTKVAYLWAGIIDDKEQIIYPGILKCGKIIFTAPIKALSNERYLELKNMGLNVGLETGDFKKNLDADIICCTQEIYTKKYAPVPGQKVIIDEFHYATTDPQRARAYIDGIVATSSASKILLMSATFGRPKKTKNYIEKITAKEFELYHTNKRMTKQVFFKEPITLDEIKNALVFVFSLKGTAGIAEELALLRDRISANKERRLNEIAELLTIKRIPAVVYKGVGIYTGSLLPKEKLFMEAAFRERIIDVMVGTDALSLGVNLPAETVVFAQLAKYYDGPISKNEFLQMAGRAGRKGYFDTGYVTYYPSNYESFDYDTEELYEYLLAAPQEPMRIELDVSVPALLKGRSIEEEAEYVAQYSYPPQQKQKVIDYIKEILFKIDTFAEERNLPGLKETLADIYFVEYNLGTNLRLAATFAKTEEKLEVEKLISIVFTHEPIRNEFYGFLQLRKYINSLPKEYRKKIANRQNLERMINETDPTVKGFEEILAKIKPAG; translated from the coding sequence GTGCTGTACGGCTGGCAGAAAACTGCTTTTAAAAAAATAAGAGACAAGAACGCGATAGTTTCAGCTCCGACGGGTGCCGGGAAAACAAAGGTCGCATACCTTTGGGCAGGAATAATAGACGACAAAGAACAAATTATCTATCCCGGAATCCTAAAATGCGGAAAAATAATTTTCACAGCACCGATCAAGGCTTTAAGCAACGAGCGGTATTTGGAACTTAAAAATATGGGCTTAAACGTAGGGCTCGAAACGGGTGATTTTAAGAAAAACCTGGACGCAGATATTATCTGCTGCACACAGGAAATATACACAAAAAAATACGCTCCCGTACCCGGCCAGAAAGTTATAATAGACGAATTCCACTATGCAACTACCGACCCCCAAAGAGCCAGGGCGTATATCGACGGTATCGTTGCAACAAGTTCGGCAAGCAAAATCTTGCTAATGTCCGCAACGTTCGGACGGCCAAAAAAAACAAAGAATTATATCGAAAAGATAACGGCGAAAGAATTCGAACTCTACCATACAAACAAAAGGATGACGAAACAGGTTTTTTTTAAAGAACCTATAACCCTTGATGAAATAAAAAATGCGTTGGTTTTTGTTTTTTCGTTAAAAGGAACAGCAGGCATAGCTGAAGAACTTGCTCTGCTTAGGGATAGAATAAGTGCAAACAAAGAAAGAAGGCTGAACGAAATTGCAGAACTTTTAACAATCAAAAGGATCCCTGCTGTTGTGTATAAAGGGGTGGGAATATATACAGGAAGTTTGCTTCCAAAAGAAAAATTATTTATGGAAGCGGCTTTCAGGGAAAGGATAATAGACGTGATGGTTGGAACTGATGCTCTTTCTCTTGGAGTAAACCTGCCTGCCGAAACAGTAGTCTTTGCACAGCTTGCAAAGTACTACGATGGTCCAATTTCGAAAAACGAATTTCTGCAAATGGCGGGCCGCGCGGGCAGAAAAGGGTATTTCGACACGGGATATGTGACATACTATCCGAGTAATTATGAATCTTTTGATTATGATACCGAAGAGCTCTACGAATACCTTTTGGCGGCTCCGCAGGAGCCGATGAGAATAGAGTTGGATGTTTCTGTCCCGGCCCTTCTAAAAGGTAGATCGATCGAAGAAGAAGCCGAATATGTTGCACAATATTCCTATCCGCCGCAGCAAAAACAAAAAGTAATAGATTATATAAAAGAAATTCTTTTTAAGATAGATACGTTCGCAGAAGAAAGAAACCTGCCCGGTTTAAAAGAAACCCTTGCAGATATATATTTTGTCGAATACAACCTCGGCACAAACCTTCGGCTTGCAGCAACCTTTGCAAAAACAGAAGAAAAATTAGAAGTAGAAAAACTTATCAGTATTGTATTCACACATGAACCCATCAGAAACGAGTTTTACGGGTTTTTGCAGCTCAGAAAATACATTAACTCACTTCCCAAAGAATACAGAAAAAAGATTGCAAACAGACAAAACCTCGAACGAATGATAAACGAAACAGATCCCACTGTCAAGGGTTTTGAAGAAATTTTGGCCAAAATCAAACCAGCCGGGTAG